The following coding sequences lie in one Mesorhizobium sp. NZP2298 genomic window:
- a CDS encoding peptidylprolyl isomerase, which translates to MLMMRKYLFSAGFALLVAATSVSMTVMTPPAFASEIKYVVNDIPITSGDIAHRAAFLKLQHKKGGDAAQEMIDQTLRLAEARRLGIRISDAQVEAAYQRFASSNKMQLSQLDGVMEKSGVGKDHFKEFIRAQMAWNQALSARYRSGEGGSVTEQDAVRRMLDKGGAKPSATEYMLQQVIFVVPAAERSATLAKRKREADAMRARFNGCNTTREFAKGLIDVTVRDLGRVLAPQLPPDWAEQIKATKVGGATVTRETERGVEFIGICSSREVSDDKTAQMVFQSEGSNDKAADDLSKKYVDELKAKARIVKR; encoded by the coding sequence ATGCTAATGATGAGGAAATACCTCTTTTCAGCAGGGTTCGCGCTGCTTGTGGCGGCGACATCCGTGTCGATGACCGTCATGACGCCGCCGGCCTTCGCCAGCGAGATCAAATACGTCGTCAACGACATACCAATCACGTCAGGCGATATCGCGCATCGTGCCGCCTTCCTGAAACTGCAGCACAAGAAGGGGGGCGACGCCGCCCAGGAAATGATCGATCAGACGCTACGCCTTGCCGAAGCCAGGCGGCTTGGCATCCGCATCAGCGACGCGCAGGTCGAGGCTGCCTATCAGCGCTTTGCTTCCAGCAACAAGATGCAACTCAGCCAACTCGACGGCGTCATGGAAAAATCCGGAGTCGGCAAGGACCACTTCAAGGAGTTCATCCGCGCCCAGATGGCCTGGAACCAGGCCTTGAGCGCGCGTTACCGTTCCGGAGAAGGCGGCAGCGTGACCGAGCAGGACGCGGTCAGGCGCATGCTCGACAAGGGCGGGGCCAAGCCAAGCGCCACCGAGTACATGCTGCAGCAGGTCATCTTCGTCGTGCCGGCCGCCGAACGCAGCGCGACGCTGGCCAAGCGCAAGCGCGAGGCTGACGCCATGCGCGCCCGCTTCAACGGTTGCAATACGACGCGCGAGTTCGCCAAGGGCCTGATCGACGTCACCGTTCGCGATCTGGGCCGGGTTCTGGCGCCGCAACTGCCGCCGGACTGGGCCGAGCAGATCAAGGCCACCAAGGTTGGCGGCGCCACTGTCACGCGCGAAACCGAGCGCGGCGTCGAGTTCATCGGCATCTGCTCGTCGCGCGAAGTGTCCGACGACAAGACCGCCCAGATGGTGTTCCAGAGCGAAGGCTCCAACGACAAGGCGGCCGACGATCTCAGCAAGAAATATGTCGACGAGCTGAAGGCGAAAGCCCGCATCGTCAAGCGCTGA
- the pdxA gene encoding 4-hydroxythreonine-4-phosphate dehydrogenase PdxA encodes MKALALSVGDPSGIGPEIAIAAFLAREAIGLPAFYLLADPALIASRANHLGVSVPIVETTPAQTAQIFVDSLPVVPLAARFIDSPGRPDPANAAGTIEAIDRAVAACLAGDAAAVVTCPIAKKPLYDAGFRFPGHTEYLAHLAARHSGIEVTPVMMLAGPDLRTVPVTIHIALAEVPKSLTTELIVATARITATDLASRFGIARPRLAIAGLNPHAGEGGSMGQEDERVVRPAVDILRAEGIDAFGPLPADTLFHARARAGYDVALCMYHDQALIPAKALAFDEAVNVTLGLPFIRTSPDHGTAFDIAGKGIARPDSLIAALKLARRLADIDNMAAAA; translated from the coding sequence ATGAAGGCGCTGGCGCTGAGCGTTGGCGATCCGTCCGGCATCGGCCCCGAAATCGCTATCGCCGCCTTCCTGGCGCGCGAGGCAATCGGCTTGCCCGCATTCTATCTTTTGGCTGATCCGGCGCTGATCGCATCGCGGGCAAACCACCTCGGCGTGTCGGTGCCGATCGTCGAGACAACACCGGCGCAAACGGCGCAAATTTTCGTCGATAGCCTGCCGGTCGTTCCACTGGCCGCCCGGTTCATCGACAGCCCCGGCAGGCCGGATCCGGCCAATGCGGCGGGCACGATCGAGGCGATCGACCGCGCTGTCGCCGCTTGCCTCGCCGGCGACGCCGCTGCCGTGGTCACCTGCCCTATCGCCAAAAAGCCGCTCTACGATGCCGGGTTCCGCTTTCCCGGCCATACCGAGTATCTGGCGCATCTGGCGGCCCGGCACAGTGGTATCGAGGTGACGCCGGTCATGATGCTGGCAGGCCCTGATCTGCGCACCGTTCCCGTTACCATCCACATCGCGCTGGCCGAGGTGCCGAAGTCCCTGACCACCGAATTGATCGTGGCGACCGCGCGCATCACCGCCACCGACCTCGCCAGTCGCTTCGGCATAGCCAGGCCGAGGCTTGCCATTGCCGGCCTCAATCCGCATGCCGGCGAAGGCGGCTCCATGGGCCAGGAAGATGAACGTGTGGTGCGCCCGGCGGTCGACATCCTGCGCGCCGAGGGCATCGATGCTTTCGGACCTCTGCCGGCCGACACGCTGTTCCATGCCCGGGCGCGGGCGGGCTATGATGTAGCGCTGTGCATGTATCACGACCAGGCCTTGATCCCGGCCAAGGCACTGGCCTTCGACGAAGCGGTCAACGTCACGCTCGGCCTGCCCTTCATCCGCACGTCGCCCGATCATGGCACCGCCTTCGACATCGCCGGCAAGGGCATTGCGCGGCCCGATAGCCTGATCGCCGCATTGAAGCTCGCCAGACGGCTCGCCGACATCGACAACATGGCCGCGGCCGCATGA
- the rsmA gene encoding 16S rRNA (adenine(1518)-N(6)/adenine(1519)-N(6))-dimethyltransferase RsmA: MSIDGLPPLRDVIERHGLQAKKALGQNFLLDLNLTGKIARSAGDLTNAAVIEVGPGPGGLTRALLANGARRVVAIERDERCLAALAEVSAHYPGRLEVISGDALKTDFAALAAAAAGDGGMVRIVANLPYNIGTELLVRWLTVMDWPPFYASMTLMFQREVAQRIVAAPGSDAYGRLGVLAGWRTQARIAFDVPPQAFTPPPKVTSSVVHLEPRTTPLPTDVKKLGRVTEAAFGQRRKMLRQSVKSLGGEALLERAGIDPTRRAETLSVEEFVRLTNAV, encoded by the coding sequence ATGAGCATCGACGGGCTGCCGCCGCTGCGCGATGTCATCGAGCGCCATGGGCTGCAGGCAAAAAAAGCGCTCGGCCAGAATTTCCTGCTCGATCTCAATTTGACGGGCAAGATCGCACGCAGCGCCGGCGACCTGACAAACGCAGCGGTGATCGAGGTTGGTCCGGGGCCTGGCGGCCTGACAAGAGCGCTGCTTGCCAACGGCGCCCGCCGGGTTGTCGCCATCGAGCGCGACGAGCGCTGCCTGGCGGCACTGGCCGAAGTCTCCGCTCACTATCCCGGCCGGCTGGAGGTGATTTCCGGCGACGCGCTGAAGACCGACTTCGCCGCCCTCGCCGCGGCAGCGGCCGGAGATGGTGGCATGGTGAGGATTGTGGCCAACCTGCCCTACAATATCGGCACGGAATTGCTCGTCCGCTGGCTGACTGTGATGGACTGGCCGCCCTTCTACGCCTCGATGACGCTGATGTTCCAACGTGAGGTGGCCCAGCGCATCGTCGCCGCGCCTGGCAGCGATGCCTATGGCAGGCTTGGCGTGCTGGCCGGCTGGCGCACGCAAGCCAGGATTGCCTTCGACGTGCCGCCCCAGGCATTCACGCCGCCGCCCAAGGTCACCTCTTCGGTGGTGCATCTGGAGCCGCGCACGACACCCTTGCCCACTGACGTGAAGAAACTCGGGCGCGTCACCGAAGCCGCCTTCGGCCAACGCCGGAAGATGTTGCGACAGAGCGTGAAAAGCCTGGGCGGCGAGGCCTTGCTCGAGCGTGCGGGCATCGACCCGACAAGACGCGCCGAAACGCTTAGCGTCGAGGAATTTGTGCGGCTGACGAACGCAGTGTAG
- the gmk gene encoding guanylate kinase — translation MVPRDLGGRIRRRGLMLVLSSPSGAGKSTIARNLLESDSSLELSVSVTTRPRRGSEIEGVHYHFRTMREFERLRDSDALLEWAEVHGNCYATPREPAELALAQGRDMLFDIDWQGAQQLKEKMRADIVSIFILPPSMKELKARLKRRAEDQEAVIETRLKNARNEIEHWKEYDFVIVNDDLDRAFAEVRGIVVAERLRRDRRPGLFDFVSGLLDEKTE, via the coding sequence ATGGTTCCCAGGGATTTGGGAGGCCGCATTCGCCGCCGGGGGCTGATGCTCGTCTTGTCGTCGCCATCCGGTGCCGGCAAGTCCACGATCGCGCGCAACCTTCTGGAAAGCGATTCCAGCCTCGAATTGTCGGTCTCGGTCACCACCAGGCCGCGCCGCGGCTCTGAAATCGAGGGTGTTCACTACCATTTCCGCACCATGCGCGAGTTCGAGCGGCTGCGTGATTCCGATGCACTGCTGGAGTGGGCGGAAGTGCACGGCAATTGCTATGCGACACCGCGCGAACCCGCGGAACTGGCGCTGGCGCAGGGCCGCGACATGCTGTTCGACATCGACTGGCAAGGCGCCCAGCAGCTCAAGGAGAAGATGCGTGCCGATATCGTCTCGATCTTCATCCTGCCGCCCTCGATGAAGGAATTGAAGGCGCGGTTGAAACGCCGCGCCGAGGACCAGGAAGCGGTGATCGAGACGCGGCTGAAGAACGCCCGCAATGAGATCGAGCACTGGAAGGAATATGATTTCGTCATCGTCAATGACGATCTCGACCGCGCCTTCGCCGAGGTGCGCGGCATCGTCGTCGCCGAACGATTGCGGCGGGACCGCCGGCCCGGTCTGTTCGATTTCGTCTCCGGCTTGCTGGACGAGAAGACGGAGTGA
- a CDS encoding YicC/YloC family endoribonuclease — protein MNLQSMTGFARAVAEHDGTSIAWEVKSVNGKSVEVRLRLPQGFERLEPAVRQTLQKRFARGNFQATLTIGRAGGAQAQPVVNEAFLKDLAGLAKRLQEQFGVAPATADGLLSLRGVLDVPETVETEEARAALDAAITVALDVALKGLEQARQGEGAALALLLSGHIDAIEALTLRAEADPSRDTAVIRERIAEQVRLLMDASANLDASRLHMEAAFLATKADIREEIDRLKTHVASGRALLGGGGAVGRKLDFLAQEFNRESNTLCSKSNAAAVTAIGLELKAVVDQFREQVQNLE, from the coding sequence ATGAATTTGCAGAGCATGACAGGATTCGCACGTGCCGTCGCCGAGCATGACGGCACCTCGATCGCCTGGGAGGTCAAGTCCGTCAACGGCAAGAGCGTCGAGGTACGGCTGCGGTTGCCGCAAGGTTTCGAGCGGCTGGAGCCGGCGGTCCGACAGACGCTGCAGAAGCGTTTCGCCCGTGGCAATTTCCAGGCGACGCTCACGATCGGCCGCGCCGGTGGCGCGCAGGCGCAACCCGTCGTCAACGAGGCGTTTTTGAAAGACCTTGCGGGTCTCGCCAAGCGTCTGCAGGAACAATTCGGCGTTGCCCCGGCGACAGCCGACGGATTGCTGTCGCTGCGAGGCGTGCTCGACGTTCCTGAAACCGTCGAAACCGAGGAGGCGCGCGCCGCGCTCGACGCCGCCATCACCGTGGCGCTCGACGTCGCGCTGAAAGGGCTGGAACAGGCACGGCAGGGCGAGGGTGCGGCACTGGCTTTGCTGCTGTCCGGTCACATCGATGCCATCGAGGCACTGACGTTGCGCGCGGAGGCGGATCCCTCACGCGACACCGCGGTGATCCGTGAACGCATCGCCGAGCAGGTCAGGCTGCTGATGGACGCCTCCGCCAATCTGGACGCCAGCCGGCTGCACATGGAGGCGGCATTCCTTGCGACCAAGGCTGATATTCGCGAAGAGATCGACCGGCTGAAGACGCATGTCGCATCTGGCCGGGCCCTGCTTGGGGGTGGCGGCGCCGTCGGCCGCAAGCTCGATTTTCTGGCACAGGAATTTAACCGCGAATCGAATACGCTGTGCTCGAAGTCGAACGCCGCAGCCGTCACCGCGATCGGGCTGGAGCTGAAGGCCGTGGTCGACCAGTTTCGTGAACAGGTCCAGAATCTGGAGTAG
- the mltG gene encoding endolytic transglycosylase MltG translates to MNTNPVGNGEFGQRPANTGPIVPKTASEALRPEAGTPPPKRSRASRSQVVVFMNFVISSVMLLVLAAGVALYFGKQEFTEPGPSANGDTFLVKANTGVQDIADQLERRGLISDARVFRLGVRAFGNDSALKAGEYEIKPRASMRDIMELLKSGKSVMYSLTIPEGLTVEQALQRIADEPALSGDMPSTTPPEGSLATDTLRFTRGATRQQMIDKLLADQKKLVDEVWQRRAPDLPLASIEDFVTLASIVEKETGRGDERSRVAAVFLNRLAKGMRLQSDPTIIYGLFGGKGKPADRPIYQSDIQKQTPYNTYAINGLPPTPIANPGRAALEAVANPSKTDDLYFVADGTGGHVFAATLDEHNENVARYRALQKKQADDAAKAAAAGANGNADKPAADKPADGGDSTGGDNGDAGGDAGDAQ, encoded by the coding sequence ATGAACACAAATCCGGTGGGCAACGGAGAATTCGGGCAACGGCCGGCGAACACCGGGCCGATCGTGCCGAAGACAGCCAGCGAGGCCTTGCGGCCGGAAGCCGGAACACCGCCGCCGAAACGCTCGCGCGCTTCGCGCAGCCAGGTCGTGGTGTTCATGAACTTCGTCATCTCCTCGGTGATGCTGCTGGTTCTGGCGGCGGGCGTGGCGCTCTATTTCGGCAAGCAGGAATTCACCGAACCCGGTCCTTCGGCCAATGGCGACACCTTCCTGGTCAAGGCGAACACCGGCGTCCAGGACATCGCCGACCAGCTTGAGCGCCGCGGACTGATCAGCGACGCCCGTGTCTTCCGCCTTGGCGTGCGAGCCTTCGGCAATGATTCCGCGCTCAAGGCCGGCGAATACGAAATAAAGCCCAGGGCATCCATGCGCGACATCATGGAACTCCTGAAGAGCGGCAAGTCGGTGATGTACTCGCTGACCATCCCGGAAGGGCTGACAGTTGAGCAGGCCCTGCAGCGTATCGCCGACGAACCCGCCCTGAGTGGCGACATGCCTTCGACAACGCCTCCCGAGGGCAGCCTTGCCACAGACACGCTGCGCTTCACGCGTGGCGCGACGCGCCAGCAGATGATCGACAAGCTGCTGGCCGATCAGAAGAAGCTGGTTGACGAAGTATGGCAGCGGCGCGCGCCGGACCTGCCGCTCGCCAGTATCGAGGACTTCGTCACCCTGGCGTCGATCGTCGAGAAGGAAACTGGCAGGGGTGACGAGCGTTCGCGCGTCGCCGCCGTCTTCCTGAACCGGTTGGCAAAGGGCATGCGCCTGCAATCCGATCCGACCATCATCTATGGTCTGTTCGGTGGCAAGGGAAAGCCCGCCGACCGCCCGATCTACCAGTCCGACATCCAAAAGCAGACGCCTTACAACACCTATGCGATCAACGGCCTGCCGCCGACGCCGATCGCCAATCCGGGCCGTGCGGCACTTGAGGCCGTGGCCAATCCATCGAAGACCGACGATCTCTATTTCGTCGCCGACGGCACGGGCGGTCACGTCTTTGCCGCGACGCTGGACGAGCACAATGAGAACGTCGCTCGTTATCGTGCGCTGCAGAAAAAGCAGGCCGATGACGCAGCCAAGGCCGCTGCCGCTGGTGCCAATGGCAATGCGGACAAGCCTGCTGCCGACAAGCCCGCCGACGGCGGCGATAGCACCGGTGGCGACAATGGCGATGCCGGCGGCGATGCGGGTGATGCCCAGTAA
- the fabF gene encoding beta-ketoacyl-ACP synthase II — protein MRRVVVTGLGLLSPFGMGFEHSWKELLTGRSAAKRITEFEVEDLACKVAHVIPRGDGSNATFNPEAVLEPKELRKIGDFILYGIAAADEALKDSGWEPKTHEEQCATGVLIGSGIGGIEGIAENAIILKERGPRRISPFFIPGQIINLVSGQVSIRHGLKGPNHAVVTACSTGAHAIGDAARLIMWGDADVMVAGGAEAPVTRLSIAGFAACRALSTERNDTPQTASRPYDRDRDGFVMGEGAGVVVLEELEHAKARGAKIYAEVTGYGLTGDAYHITAPAEDGDGAFRCMTAALNRAKLTPSDVDYINAHGTSTMADTIELGAVERLVGNAASKISMSSTKSSIGHLLGAAGAAEAIFSILAIRDNIAPATINLDNPERETAIDLVPNKPRSRQIDVALSNSFGFGGTNASLVFQRYNG, from the coding sequence ATGAGGCGTGTCGTCGTCACGGGCCTTGGGTTGTTGTCGCCGTTCGGCATGGGCTTTGAGCACAGCTGGAAGGAACTTCTGACCGGCCGCAGCGCCGCCAAGCGCATCACCGAGTTCGAGGTGGAGGATCTTGCCTGCAAGGTCGCCCACGTCATTCCGCGTGGTGACGGCAGCAATGCTACCTTCAATCCCGAAGCCGTGCTCGAGCCTAAGGAATTGCGCAAGATCGGCGACTTCATCCTGTACGGGATTGCCGCCGCCGACGAGGCGCTGAAGGATTCCGGCTGGGAGCCCAAGACGCATGAGGAGCAGTGCGCCACCGGCGTGCTCATCGGGTCCGGCATTGGCGGCATCGAGGGCATCGCAGAGAACGCGATCATCCTCAAGGAGCGCGGTCCGCGCCGCATCAGCCCCTTTTTCATCCCTGGCCAGATCATCAATCTTGTCTCTGGCCAGGTTTCGATCCGGCACGGGCTGAAAGGCCCGAACCATGCCGTCGTCACTGCCTGTTCGACCGGCGCGCATGCCATTGGCGATGCTGCCCGGCTGATCATGTGGGGCGATGCCGACGTCATGGTCGCCGGTGGCGCCGAAGCGCCGGTGACGCGGCTGTCAATCGCAGGCTTCGCCGCCTGTCGGGCGCTGTCGACCGAGCGCAATGACACGCCGCAGACGGCCTCGCGTCCCTATGACCGTGACCGAGACGGCTTCGTCATGGGCGAGGGCGCCGGTGTCGTGGTGCTGGAAGAACTCGAGCATGCCAAGGCACGCGGGGCGAAAATCTACGCTGAGGTGACCGGCTACGGTCTCACGGGCGATGCCTATCATATCACCGCGCCGGCTGAAGACGGCGACGGCGCTTTCCGTTGCATGACGGCGGCGTTGAACCGGGCCAAGCTTACGCCTTCCGATGTCGACTACATCAACGCGCATGGCACCTCGACCATGGCCGACACGATCGAACTCGGCGCCGTCGAGCGGCTTGTTGGCAATGCCGCGTCGAAGATTTCGATGTCGTCGACCAAGTCGTCGATCGGCCATCTGCTGGGGGCGGCGGGTGCCGCCGAGGCGATCTTTTCGATTCTCGCGATCAGAGACAATATCGCACCGGCGACCATCAACCTCGACAACCCGGAGCGTGAAACCGCGATCGACCTGGTGCCGAACAAGCCTCGCTCCCGCCAGATCGACGTGGCGCTGTCCAATTCCTTCGGCTTCGGCGGCACAAACGCTTCGCTTGTGTTCCAGCGCTACAATGGCTGA
- a CDS encoding acyl carrier protein, which translates to MSDTAERVKKIVIEHLGVDADKVTEQASFIDDLGADSLDTVELVMAFEEEFGVEIPDDAAETILTVGDAVKYIDKASA; encoded by the coding sequence ATGAGTGACACCGCAGAGCGCGTCAAGAAGATCGTCATCGAGCACCTTGGCGTCGATGCCGACAAAGTGACGGAGCAGGCGAGCTTCATCGATGATCTGGGCGCTGACAGCCTCGATACGGTCGAACTCGTCATGGCGTTCGAAGAAGAGTTTGGCGTCGAGATTCCCGACGACGCGGCCGAGACCATCCTGACCGTCGGCGATGCGGTGAAGTACATCGACAAGGCTTCGGCCTGA
- the fabG gene encoding 3-oxoacyl-[acyl-carrier-protein] reductase → MFELTGRKALVTGASGGIGEAIARVLHAQGAIVGLHGTRIEKLETLAAELGDRVKLFPANLANRDEVKALGQKAEADLEGVDILVNNAGITKDGLFVRMSDADWDSVIEVNLTAVFRLTRELTHPMMRRRHGRIINITSVVGVTGNPGQTNYCASKAGMIGFSKSLAQEIATRNITVNCVAPGFIESAMTDKLNDKQKEAIMAAIPTRRMGSSVEVASAVAYLASNEAAYVTGQTIHVNGGMAMI, encoded by the coding sequence ATGTTCGAACTGACCGGCCGCAAGGCGCTCGTCACCGGCGCATCGGGAGGCATCGGCGAGGCGATCGCCCGCGTGCTGCATGCGCAAGGCGCCATTGTCGGCCTGCACGGCACCCGCATCGAGAAACTCGAGACACTGGCCGCCGAACTCGGCGACCGGGTAAAGCTGTTTCCGGCCAATCTGGCGAATCGCGACGAGGTCAAGGCGCTTGGCCAGAAGGCGGAGGCCGATCTCGAAGGCGTCGACATCCTCGTCAACAATGCCGGCATTACCAAGGACGGGCTGTTCGTGCGCATGTCGGACGCCGACTGGGACAGCGTGATCGAAGTCAATCTGACCGCCGTTTTCCGGCTGACGCGCGAACTCACCCATCCGATGATGCGCCGCCGCCATGGCCGCATCATCAACATCACCTCGGTGGTTGGTGTCACCGGCAATCCCGGCCAAACCAACTACTGCGCCTCCAAGGCCGGGATGATCGGCTTCTCCAAGTCGCTGGCGCAGGAGATCGCCACCCGCAACATCACCGTCAACTGCGTTGCCCCGGGCTTCATCGAATCGGCGATGACCGACAAGCTCAACGACAAGCAGAAAGAGGCGATCATGGCGGCGATCCCGACGCGCCGCATGGGATCGAGTGTTGAAGTGGCGTCCGCCGTCGCCTACCTCGCCTCCAACGAAGCCGCCTACGTCACCGGGCAGACCATCCATGTCAACGGCGGCATGGCCATGATTTGA
- the fabD gene encoding ACP S-malonyltransferase — MAVAFTFPGQGSQAVGMGKDLADAFPEARRIFQEVDDALGENLSKLIWEGPEETLTLTANAQPALMAVSLAAVRALEARGFSLKDKVAYVAGHSLGEYSALAAAGFVSVADAARLLRIRGNAMQAAVPAGEGAMAAIIGLEQADVEAACTEAAQGSGKVCQIANDNGGGQLVISGAKAAVELAAKLCTEKGAKRALMLQVSAPFHSALMAPAANVMRDALAGVAKNAPAVPVVSNVTVTPTGDPDEIARRLVEQITGRVRWRETVEWFGANGVATLYEVGAGKVLSGLARRINRDIATSAVGTSADVEAALAALA, encoded by the coding sequence ATGGCCGTCGCATTCACCTTTCCGGGACAAGGCAGCCAGGCTGTCGGAATGGGCAAGGATCTTGCCGATGCCTTTCCGGAGGCGCGCAGGATCTTCCAGGAAGTCGACGACGCGCTTGGCGAGAACCTGTCGAAGCTCATCTGGGAAGGTCCGGAAGAGACGTTGACGCTGACCGCCAATGCGCAGCCGGCACTGATGGCGGTTTCGCTGGCTGCCGTGAGGGCACTGGAAGCGCGCGGTTTCTCGCTGAAGGACAAGGTCGCCTATGTCGCCGGCCATTCGCTGGGCGAATATTCGGCCCTTGCCGCCGCCGGCTTTGTTTCCGTCGCCGATGCAGCCCGACTGCTGCGCATTCGTGGCAACGCCATGCAGGCGGCGGTGCCGGCCGGCGAGGGCGCCATGGCGGCGATCATCGGACTGGAGCAGGCGGATGTCGAAGCCGCCTGCACCGAGGCCGCGCAAGGATCCGGCAAGGTCTGTCAGATCGCCAACGACAATGGCGGTGGCCAGTTGGTCATCTCCGGCGCCAAGGCCGCGGTCGAACTGGCGGCGAAACTGTGCACCGAAAAGGGCGCCAAGCGGGCGCTGATGCTGCAGGTCTCGGCGCCCTTCCATTCTGCCTTGATGGCGCCGGCGGCGAACGTCATGCGCGACGCGCTCGCCGGGGTGGCGAAGAACGCGCCGGCGGTCCCCGTGGTGTCCAACGTCACTGTGACCCCGACCGGCGATCCGGATGAGATCGCCCGGCGCCTGGTCGAGCAGATAACCGGCCGCGTGCGTTGGCGCGAAACGGTGGAATGGTTCGGCGCCAACGGCGTCGCGACGCTTTACGAGGTCGGCGCCGGCAAGGTGCTGTCGGGCCTGGCACGGCGCATCAACCGCGATATCGCTACATCGGCTGTCGGCACGTCGGCCGATGTTGAGGCGGCACTGGCCGCACTCGCATAA